The Chlorocebus sabaeus isolate Y175 chromosome 11, mChlSab1.0.hap1, whole genome shotgun sequence genomic interval CTTACCAAATGTATGTGCATAGAGTAGTTTGTCTTTTCATGTCTGTGGGTTCAGTAATGATAACTTCTTTTCATATATGATACTTGCCATGTatgtcttctctttttgttttaacgtaagttttcatttcatttgtataAATACCTAGGGTGTagttgctggattatatggtaagacTGTTTAGATTTGTGAGAAGTTGCCAAACTGGCTTCCAAAGAGACTCTGCCacttttcattcccaccagcaatgaataagagttcctgttgctccacatcctctccagcatttggtgGTCAGTTTTTTGGATTTTATCCATTcttgtagatgtgtagtggtgTCTTACTTTTGTCTagatttgcaattccctaatgacatatggcATTGAGCATGCCTTGTATGCTCATTTACCATCTGTATATTTTCATGTCTAGGTCTTTTATCCCACAGAGTGGCTGCTACTTACGGCAGTTACCTTTTTAGTCCATAAAGttttaatgtgtcttttcttCTAGGTACCTATAGTACCCTTTCACAGATTCCACCTGACCCTGTCAAATAGCATTGCTTACTTCTTCGTTTGTGCCCATGTTGTaatctgtgttcttttattttaacttcGTTGACTTCCAGTTGCATTTGCATATGTAGCTTTCCTTCCTTGTGCAGTGCTGAATGCTTCTTGGGGGCAGGactctatttcattcatttttatattcccGGCACCTAGAGGTCGGTAACTGTATTGCAGATGTAGGAGTGATCATTCGAACTTCTTTGTCTGACTGTCCTGCCTTTAGTACTGAATGTCCCATGTCTGAGAACCCTTGTATAGATGGTTTCTAGGATAGCTTAAAACTTTAAAGAGAGTTTATTGCATTTGTTAAAGAGAGTTTATCTAGTTGtcaaatgttaaatgaaagatGACTGATttacggccaggcgtggtggttcacacctgtaatcccagcattgtgggaggcccaggtgggcagataatgaggtcaggagatcgagaccatcctggctaacacggtgaaaccccatctctactaaaaatacaaaaaattagccaggtgtggtggtgggcacctgtagtcccagctactaaggaggctgaggcgggagaatggcatgaacccgggaggcggagcttgcagtgagccaagatcacaccactgcactccaggctgggcaacagagcaagactccgtctcaacgaaaaaaaaaaaaaagaaagatgactgATTTAATGCACATTGATGCGTGTTTTCAGTACAATTTTTGTTCTCACAAAGTTGAACATCAGTAATAGACACCCTAAGCAGCTAGTTTTCCACAAACCTAGTAAAATAACTTGAGATTGGATGAGAGTATTGTATTTCAGGGACCATTGTCATTCATGGATGTGTTTGTGGATTTTACCTGGGAGGAGTGGCAGCTGCTAGACCCAGCACAGAAGTGCCTGTACAGGAATGTGATGTTGGAGAACTATAGCAACCTGGTGTCCCTAGGTAAGTGCTGCCTCCCTGAGGAGGTGTGTGTTTGATCTCCAGGCTTCTTCTTGGTTGCTGAAAACTGGAGGCCTTCTGTGAAATACTTAGTGATTTTGGACTTAGATTTTAAGGCCAGATTTTCTTAGTTCCCTGTTGGCAGCAGAGTATGCCAGTTGAATAGTCTTTACTTTGCCAAATTGCAACAAGGCAGCTTCATCATGCTACCTCCAAACCAAATCTTCCCCATTCTTCAGAATCTCTGAATCCCAACCTGTTTGTTCCAGGTTGTCTGTGATTTTCTGTTTATAGGGTATCAACACACCAAACCTGATATCATCTTCAAGTTGGAACAAGGAGAAGAGCTGTGTGTGGTGCAGGCCCAAATTCCAAATCAGTCCTGTCCAAGTGAGTGATGGAGACaaatcttttcctctttattcagAATTAGCATGAATTCTAATGTGATGTGCTCCTCTTGTTTGTACTTTGCCTCACGTATTACCATgcgctccttttttttttttttttttgagacagagtttcactctgttgtccaggttggagtgtagtggcatgatctcggctcgctgcatcctctgcctcctgggttcaagcagttcttctgcgtcagcctcctgagtagctgggattatagttgtgcgccaccacgcccagctaatttttgtatttttagttgagaaggggtttcgccatgttggccaggctggtctcgaactcctgacctcagtgatttgcctgcctcagcctcctgaagtgctgggattacaggcatgagccaccacgcccagccttaccATCCACTCTTAATCTTCTGGTTGGtgtccttatttccttccttactCTGTCTTGGTGATAGACTCACTTCATTATGCATTTTAGCaaacctttcctcttttcttcacttGATGTGACTCTCAtactccttctctttcctttctatattttgaaaattacgtTTAAATCCCTTACACATAAATTCAACAGCCACAGTCccatcttccttctttttgaaaCCCGTTAGTAGATTCTACCCCTTTTATGCTTCTCTATGctaatggccttttttttttttttttttttttgagacagagtctccctctgtcgcccaggctggagtgcagtggcacgatctgggctcactgcaagctctgcctcccaggttcacgccattctcctgcctcagccttccgagtagctggaactacaggcgcccgccaccaagcctggctaattttttgtctttttagtagaggcagggtttcaccatgttagccaggatggtctcgatctcctgacttcatgatccacccacctcagcctttcaaagtgctaggattacaggcgtcagccaccgcgcccagccttgctAATGGCTTTAACATTATCACTCTGTACCTTCTGAGCACATTCCTTTGTCATTTGATAGTGTCCATGATCCTGCAGTGACACCTGTTGATCCTGCTCCTGTGCTGCATGACCAAGCACTTTTTCCCTTCATGTTCTACTGGGCTTCTCTTGCTCTTCTGAATCCAAGGGGTCTTTATTCTTCATTTCCCTCATATAGTGTAACTTTTAAAAGGCTCAcatattagctgagcatggtggtgtgcacctgttgtcccagctccttgggaggctgaggttggaggattgcttgagcccaggaagttgatgctgcagtgaactatgattgtgccactagactctggcctgggtgatagcgagatctcatctcaaaaaaagaagacttctgtCTGAGTccgtttgtgttgctataataaaatactacagactaggtaattttataaagcacagaaatttatttctcacagttttgaaggctggaaagtccaaagccaaggtgctggcaggtttggtgtctggtgagggcctgctctGTGCTTCCAAGATGActccttgttgctgcatcctctggaggtGAGGAACACTGTGGGACAGAAAGAGGGGCAAAACAGGCCTAAGATCGTTCCCTCAAGCCCTTTTAGAAACTACTAATCCATTCATTAGGGCAGGACTTTGTCTTCTCCTCTTAATACCACCacaatggggattaagtttcGACATGAATTTTAGAGGGGACACATTCGGACCTTAACAACTTCCATTCGGAAGATTTAAGCTCTTTTCCTCTACTGGTAATTGATAGCCACAATGGTCTTTTATCTGCCCTTTGGTCCTGGTTTAGATTGATTCACTGGCGTCTTCCTTGTACCACTCCCTGGCCTCGTTTTCAGAAACTGAAATTGTCTCTCCCACTGCTCCATAGCCACCTACATACcaccttcttttcatctttctttttgttcatcctgctgtttcttccattttaaggtttttttcctAACACTGGATAAGTCAGCTTGAATTTCCTTTCTGTGCAGGGCTCCCTTACTAGTTTTGGTACAGTCTGTTAGCATTTTGTTCCTTTAAAAAGAGGTCTTTTAAAACCCTCATCGTCTCAATTCCCACTCAAAACGAGGCCAATATTGTCATGTCTGGATTGGTGTACTTagctaaatttattcattttactctttttataCTAATTCATCTTCGGTGTTACTGTCAGATGTGTTTCCCTGAACACCCCATTTATTCTATCACTAGCTTGACAGCATAAATCAACAGTTAGTCCTTGTATTACTAGGATTGCTTCAGCTGCAGTTATTGGTCAATCCCAGACCAACTAATTTAAGAAGTGATTTATTATTACACATCACAAAAAGTCCTGAGGTGGGGCAGCTCCAGGATCAACTAAGTGACTCACTCACTCAATCACCAAGGGCCCATCTAGGTATGCTGGCATTTTCCTTAGGTTATCTTCTTTAATGGTCCTCAAATGGCTCTTGCAGTTCTAGTTGATGCCTGTGGATATACCAGTGGCTAGTGAAATGAAAAGGGCTGTTTCTTCACACGTGAGTCTGTCAGGAAAACTCATCCCAGGAGGTCTCAAGCAGACTGATCGTGTTCAACAGGCTACATTTTTGTCACGTGCCCCTGTCTGAGGAAGGCTCTGGAAAGGCAAATGGGGCTATCTCTGTTGGCTTAGACAAATTATGCTTTACCTTTTGGAAGCCGGGCTGGGGATAGAAATGGGTCCTCACTTCCCTGACTGAAGCACATCACCGTAAGGATGGGGGTGGAAAAGAATCAGGTTACTGCCAGCCAGGAACAGGGCAGAAGAACCACTGGGTAAGCAGCACTGTCTGCCTTCACCTTCCTTGGCCAGGCAGCACCTGTCACACCCTTCTTCCCAGCCATCCATCTTCAAATATTTGCTGCAACCCATATGTTTATTCTTGTACTACATTAATACAAGTCTAGGATCCTGTTCCCATTCAGAGCTGGGAGTAGTTATTTATGGTCTATAGACCTataattaaagataaattaaacaCATCCAGTCATCCAAATGTAGAGGGATAGAGACAAGTCTAGGGTCCCCCAGTTCCAGGAGGGCAGCAGCAGTGAACACCACATGGCAGCCACTGGTTTATACTGTAGACTTTGTCAGGGTTTCTTTCTGTGGCAGTGAAATCAGCTACCTGAGGGACCTTTGTTTCTGCTCTGCAAGCATAATTTCCTTTTCCATCGTCATCTGTGATTAAACTCAAGGTGGTCACTGGGAGACTGCTTTTCTGTAGCTTCAGAATCTCAATTCTCTTGGTGTTTATTTGGGTTCCCAGTGATTGCCTTTGGACCACAGCCAGGAACCATATTTAATATGGTCTTGAatcatgtttaaataattttcaagctTTAGAATgcctgggccgggtgcagtggcatttgtctgtgatcccagcagtttaggaggccaaggtgggaggatcacttgaggccaagagcttaagaccagcttgggcaacatagtgaaaccccagctttaccaaaaatttttaaaaattagctgttgATGATGGCTGTTGCcagtggtcccagttacttgggatgttgaagtgggaggatcagttgagtctgggaggttgaagatgcagtgagcaatgattgcaccactgcacttgaatctgggtgacagagagggatccagtctcttgttttgttttttgttttgttttgttttgagatggagtcttggtctgttgcctaggctggagcgcagtggtgcagtcttggctcactgcatcctccacctcccaggttccagcgattctcctgcctcacctgagtagcagggattacaggtacgtgccaccacacctggctgatttttgtgtttttagacagggtttcaccatgttggtcaggctggtctcgaactcttgacctcaggtgatctgcccgccttggcctcccaaggcgttgggattacaaacatgagccactgcgcctggcaaaccctgtctctttaaaaaaaaaaaaaaaaaaaaaaaaaaaaaaaaaaaaaaggccagacactctggctcatgcctgtaatcccagcactttgggaggctgaggcaggtggatcatgaggtcaagagatcaagaccatcctggccaacatggtgaaaccccatctctactaaaagtacaaaaattagctggatgtggtgatgcatgcctgtaatcccagctactcgggaggcagagtcaggagaattgcttgaacctgggaggtggagattgtagtgagcctacatcacaccactgccctccagcctggtgacagagtgagattccatctaaagaaaaaaaaaaaaagcctgtcttTTAGTTACTGGGTTTAGTATtccctgattttttaaattctttgaactCCACCTTGGGGTGTCAAGTATAAtcctgtttttgccattattgtTACAAAGAGCATGCTGTAGAGAAGATACATTAGATTTCAAATGATGAAAGCAGAGCTACAGGAACCAAGCAAAGATAAGGATGGGTATGTTACCAGCAACAGAAGGAACGGAAGGATAAAATATAGGATTTGATAGTTAGGATGGCTTCAGTATCAAACAACTGTTTGCCTACCCTGTGCCCATTCTTTTCCATGACTGCTAGAGAAAACATCTTCAGTCTCTTTTTAACTCTTGTGGTAGTTGCctccatatttctaaataaccaGCTTATTCTGCTACACCTTGGCTTTCTCCCCTAATGATTGCTCAGTATAGAAAGGTGATTTACTTCTCTTTCACTCTTCTCTGTCCATACCTTCCCACCGTATGCACACTCATGATGGAGACATGTCTCTTCGTGTGTTCCCATACCTCCATCATTCTGATACAgttatttcatgtttttggtTAGATCTGTCTTCAATTTTTATGTTGGTATGACTGTAATTTCTGTTTATAGGTAAATCATGAAAGTATacagtgatttatttttgtttctaaatttgtatttttttctgtagttagttttttgcttgtttaatttTGTTATCATTAAGGTATTAATCATATATTTAACTGCAGACTCTCCTTTCAGTATCTGAATATTCTTGGCTGATACTTTCAGCCAAATTATTAattgtattccttttttcttcctagtGATACTGACTGCTAAGTTTTTCTGACTTCCTTCAGAGTAGCTTAGTTTTTCTTAAGACCTTCTGTGCAATTTTTATCCTAGGATCtcctttttgattttattttctatatcctctgtcatttcttttcttggagcaacTCGAGTAGCTTCCTGGAAAAGGGTGATAGAAACATTGAGACCTCTGTATCTGAAAATGTTTTGACTTTATTCCTcattgctctgttttctgtcctCTAGTTTTCCTAATGAGAAGTCTGATGGCATTCTAATTTTTGTTACATTGTAGGAAGCTTTTTGTTTCGGTTTTGATTTCTCTGAATAGTTTTAAGAACTGCTTCTTGTCCTGTTAGGGAATGATGTTCCCTCTCAgtttatttttatccatttgcTAGGTATTGAGATGTTATTCCCAGGAGGACTGGGCGGTAATCTGCATTGTTCTCTGCCATTTCTTTAGAAGGTAGCATAGTTTTTGGCACATAGTTggcatttaataattattttttgaataaatctAATGTTCATAGATCCCTAATAACATCTTTATATTGTCTTCATTGTTCCTTGTGCCTATTTTGCCTTCTTTATCCAATATGCAAAACTTTTTAACTTCTTATCAGTTTACTATGCCTATCTTcagtttggtttttctttctttttctcagtacCCAGTAGTTTGAGTGTTTTTACACCTgagaatttatttatattcagaTCTGATATCTGAAACTAAAAAACCTCATGATATGGCATTTCATAGGCAACTTTCTAGTATACTACAATCATGTTATTATTTATAACATATGACTAATTGTTCTCATTTCTAGACACAGTCTGGAAAATTGATGATCTTATGGAATGGCATCAGGAAAATAAAGACAAGCTGGGAAGTACGGCAAAAAGCTTTGAATGCACTACATTTGGAAAACTATGTCTTCTTAGTACAAATTATCTTTCAAGACAAAAACCTCATAAATGTGGCACGCATGGAAAGGGTTTGAAATATATAGATTTCACTAGTAATTATGCTGGAAAAAATCCTAATGGGTTTCAGGTACATGGAAAATCATTCTTCCATTCTAAACAGGAGCAAACTGTTATAGGAATAAAATACTGTGAAAGTAATGAATCTGGAAAAGCTGTCAATAAGAAATCGCAACTTATGTGCCAACAAGTGTATATGGGCGAAAAACCCTTTGGATGTAGCTATTGTGAGAAAGCCTTCAGCAGCAAGTCATACCTTGTAGTGCATCAGCGAACTCACGCAGAAGAGAAACTCTATGggtgtaatgaatgtgggaaagaCTTCAGTAGTAAATCATACCTCATTgtacatcagagaattcatacaggagagaaactgCATGAATGTGGTGAATGTGGGAAAACATTCAGTTTCAATTCACAACTTGTTATACATCAGAGAATCCACACAGGTGAGAATCCCTATGAGTGCTGTGAATGTGGGAAAGTCTTCAGTAGGAAAGACCAGCTTGTTTCACACCAGAAAACTCATTCAGGACAGAAACCATATGtgtgtaatgaatgtgggaaagcttttgGTTTAAAATCACAGCTCATTATACATGAAAgaattcatacaggagagaaaccataTGAATGCAATGAATGTCAGAAAGCCTTTAATACAAAGTCAAACCTTATGGTACATCAGAGAACCCATACAGGGGAGAAACCTTATGTTTGTAGTGATTGTGGAAAAGCCTTTACATTCAAATCACAGCTCGTTGTACATCAGGGGATTCACACAGGAGTAAAGCCCTATGGGTGTATTCAGTGTGGGAAAGCATTCAGTTTgaaatcacagctcattgtacaTCAGAGAAGTCACACAGGAATGAAACCTTATGTATGCAACGAATGCGGCAAAGCCTTCAGGAGCAAGTCTTACCTTATTATACATACAAGGACTCATACAGGAGAAAAACT includes:
- the ZNF268 gene encoding zinc finger protein 268 isoform X3, with the protein product MDVFVDFTWEEWQLLDPAQKCLYRNVMLENYSNLVSLGYQHTKPDIIFKLEQGEELCVVQAQIPNQSCPNTVWKIDDLMEWHQENKDKLGSTAKSFECTTFGKLCLLSTNYLSRQKPHKCGTHGKGLKYIDFTSNYAGKNPNGFQVHGKSFFHSKQEQTVIGIKYCESNESGKAVNKKSQLMCQQVYMGEKPFGCSYCEKAFSSKSYLVVHQRTHAEEKLYGCNECGKDFSSKSYLIVHQRIHTGEKLHECGECGKTFSFNSQLVIHQRIHTGENPYECCECGKVFSRKDQLVSHQKTHSGQKPYVCNECGKAFGLKSQLIIHERIHTGEKPYECNECQKAFNTKSNLMVHQRTHTGEKPYVCSDCGKAFTFKSQLVVHQGIHTGVKPYGCIQCGKAFSLKSQLIVHQRSHTGMKPYVCNECGKAFRSKSYLIIHTRTHTGEKLHECNDCGKAFSFKSQLIIHQRIHTGENPYECHECGKAFSRKYQLISHQRTHAGEKPYECTDCGKAFGLKSQLIIHQRTHTGEKPFECSECPKAFNTKSNLIVHQRTHTGEKPYSCNECGKAFTFKSQLIVHQGVHTGVKPYGCSQCEKTFSLKSQLIVHQRSHTGVKPYGCSECGKAFRSKSYLIIHTRTHTGEKPHECRECGKSFSFNSQLIVHQRIHTGENPYECSECGKAFNRKDQLISHQRTHAGEKPYGCSECGKAFSSKSYLIIHMRTHSGEKPYECNECGKAFIWKSLLIVHERTHARVNPYKCSQCEKSFSGKLRLLVHQRMHTREKPYECSECGKAFIRNSQLIVHQRTHSGEKPYGCNECGKTFSQKSILSAHQRTHTGEKPCKCTECGKAFCWKSQLIMHQRTHVDDKH